Proteins from one Bacteroides zhangwenhongii genomic window:
- a CDS encoding SusC/RagA family TonB-linked outer membrane protein: MNRQSFIISLRVQVVVSCLLSSFFFLSENGYASEQVTFIETIETPTDNATATVRGRVVDTNGEPLIGATIREKGGANGTVSDIDGSFFLSVPDSAILQVSFIGYETVEVKVAGRAMLEISLRENTVMLDNVIVTALGLEKDESTLAYSTQKIKGEELNRVKEINMITALAGKAAGVQVNKNSSGMGGSAKITLRGVRSVSGDNQPLYVIDGVPMSNTSPEQAYSAIGGTANAGNRDGGDGISNLNPEDVESISILKGAPAAALYGSLAANGVILITTKKGNSTGKRSIHFSTGLTFEKAFSLPRMQNSYGVSDVIDSWGEKESLEVHDNLNDFFRTGLTSMTSVSVSHGNENLQTYFSYANTTGRGIIEGNKLKKHNINLRETAAMFNKRLKLDGNVNVMKQTVENKPVSGGFYMNPLVGLYRFPRGEDLSYYKEHFETYNEERNLNVQNWHTFTEDFEQNPYWIVNRIQSKETRTRVILALSATFKVSGWLTIQARGNMDYWADKLRQKFYASTATALCGVNGRYLEMDYQETQMYGDVMAMFKKTWGDFTLDAAIGGSINDKVVNSTRYDSKNASLKYANVFNIANIVMNSSASIDQKIDAHRQLQSLFGTAQIGYKKKIFLDLTARNDWSSTLSYTKHEKSGFAYPSVGLSILLDKWLKLPEWISFVKLRGAYSKVGNDIPLYITNSTSHVNAGGEVQANDAAPFKEMEPEMTHAMEFGTEWKFFRHRLGINLTYYRTNTYNQFFKLPALAGDEFAYRYVNAGNIQNKGWEITLNATPVLTSDFTWKTSLNFSSNKNKIVKLHDDLKEFVYGPTSFSSSYAMKLVKGGSIGDIYGKAFVRDDQGKIVYGTEGDHKGLPLVEGDGNTVKVGNANPVFLMGWNHTFSYKGFSLYFLLDWRYGGKVLSQTQAEMDLYGVSEITADARDKGYVVLEGERIDNVKGFYKNVVGGRAGVTEYYMYDATNLRLREVSLSYNFPKEWMQKTKVLKNVQLSFVARNLCFLYKEAPFDPDLVLSTGNDNQGIEVFGMPTTRSLGFTLKCEF; the protein is encoded by the coding sequence ATGAATAGACAGTCTTTTATAATATCATTGAGAGTTCAAGTTGTTGTAAGTTGTTTATTGAGTTCATTCTTCTTTTTAAGCGAGAATGGTTACGCTTCGGAACAAGTTACGTTTATAGAAACCATAGAAACCCCTACGGATAATGCGACGGCAACGGTAAGGGGACGTGTTGTCGATACCAATGGCGAGCCGCTTATCGGGGCAACCATTCGTGAGAAAGGAGGAGCGAACGGAACTGTCAGTGATATAGACGGTAGCTTCTTTTTGTCCGTTCCGGATAGCGCTATTCTGCAAGTTTCCTTTATCGGTTATGAGACAGTGGAAGTCAAAGTAGCGGGTAGGGCAATGCTTGAAATCTCCCTTCGGGAAAATACGGTCATGCTTGATAATGTAATTGTGACTGCTCTAGGGCTTGAAAAGGATGAATCTACTTTGGCCTATTCGACTCAGAAAATAAAAGGGGAAGAATTGAATCGGGTAAAGGAGATAAATATGATAACAGCCCTTGCCGGAAAAGCTGCAGGAGTGCAGGTCAACAAGAATTCTTCCGGTATGGGTGGTTCTGCCAAAATCACTCTTCGGGGAGTCCGTTCGGTATCCGGAGATAATCAGCCGCTTTATGTGATAGACGGTGTGCCGATGTCCAACACTTCTCCGGAACAGGCTTATTCGGCGATTGGCGGAACGGCAAATGCCGGAAACCGGGATGGAGGAGATGGTATCTCCAATCTGAATCCGGAGGATGTAGAAAGTATCAGTATCTTGAAAGGCGCCCCGGCAGCGGCTTTGTATGGAAGTCTAGCTGCCAATGGAGTAATCCTGATCACTACCAAAAAAGGAAATTCTACAGGGAAAAGAAGTATCCACTTCTCTACCGGACTTACTTTTGAAAAGGCTTTCAGCTTACCCCGGATGCAAAACAGCTATGGGGTGAGTGATGTGATAGATAGTTGGGGTGAAAAGGAAAGTTTGGAGGTGCATGATAATCTGAATGATTTTTTCCGTACCGGACTTACTTCGATGACTTCCGTATCCGTCAGTCACGGAAATGAAAATCTGCAAACTTATTTCTCTTATGCCAATACTACCGGACGGGGTATTATTGAAGGGAATAAATTAAAGAAGCATAACATCAATCTGCGTGAAACGGCTGCCATGTTCAACAAACGTCTGAAGTTGGATGGCAATGTCAATGTTATGAAACAAACGGTTGAGAATAAGCCCGTCTCAGGAGGTTTCTATATGAATCCGTTAGTAGGGCTTTACCGTTTTCCGCGTGGCGAAGATCTGTCTTATTATAAGGAGCATTTTGAAACTTATAATGAAGAGCGTAATTTGAATGTGCAGAATTGGCATACGTTTACCGAAGATTTCGAGCAGAATCCATATTGGATAGTGAATCGCATCCAAAGCAAGGAAACACGCACACGTGTCATTCTTGCTCTTTCCGCCACTTTCAAAGTGAGTGGTTGGCTGACGATACAAGCACGTGGCAATATGGATTATTGGGCTGACAAATTGCGTCAGAAATTCTATGCTTCTACCGCAACTGCTTTATGCGGAGTGAACGGGCGTTATCTTGAGATGGACTATCAGGAAACGCAGATGTATGGTGACGTGATGGCTATGTTTAAGAAAACATGGGGTGATTTTACTCTGGATGCGGCTATCGGCGGCAGTATCAATGATAAGGTGGTGAACTCAACCCGTTACGACTCGAAGAATGCTTCTTTGAAATATGCCAATGTGTTTAATATTGCCAATATCGTGATGAACAGCTCTGCCAGTATTGATCAGAAGATAGATGCACACCGGCAGTTGCAATCACTTTTCGGTACGGCTCAGATAGGTTATAAGAAAAAGATATTTCTTGATTTGACAGCCCGTAATGACTGGTCGTCCACGTTGTCCTATACCAAGCATGAGAAATCAGGGTTTGCTTATCCGTCCGTCGGTCTTTCCATACTGCTTGATAAATGGCTGAAATTGCCCGAATGGATTTCTTTTGTAAAACTACGCGGGGCTTACAGTAAAGTGGGAAATGATATCCCTCTGTACATCACAAATTCTACTTCGCACGTCAATGCCGGTGGTGAAGTACAGGCAAATGATGCTGCGCCTTTTAAAGAAATGGAACCGGAAATGACTCATGCTATGGAATTCGGAACGGAATGGAAGTTCTTCCGACACCGTTTGGGAATTAACCTGACTTATTATCGCACAAATACGTATAATCAGTTTTTCAAACTTCCTGCTCTCGCCGGTGATGAGTTTGCTTATCGGTATGTGAACGCCGGAAATATTCAAAACAAGGGATGGGAAATTACGCTGAATGCTACTCCGGTGTTAACTTCTGACTTCACATGGAAGACGTCGCTCAACTTTTCTTCCAATAAGAATAAGATTGTGAAGTTGCATGATGACTTGAAGGAGTTTGTTTACGGACCTACAAGTTTTTCTTCAAGCTATGCTATGAAATTGGTGAAAGGCGGTTCTATCGGGGATATATATGGAAAAGCTTTTGTGCGCGATGATCAGGGAAAGATTGTTTATGGGACGGAAGGAGATCATAAAGGGCTGCCGTTGGTGGAAGGAGATGGTAATACGGTGAAAGTAGGAAATGCCAATCCGGTCTTTTTAATGGGATGGAATCATACGTTTTCTTACAAGGGATTCAGTCTTTACTTCTTGCTCGACTGGCGTTATGGTGGTAAAGTCCTTTCGCAAACGCAGGCGGAAATGGATCTTTATGGAGTGTCGGAAATAACTGCCGACGCTCGTGATAAAGGATATGTTGTGCTGGAAGGGGAACGGATAGACAATGTGAAAGGATTCTATAAGAATGTGGTAGGCGGACGTGCCGGAGTGACGGAATATTATATGTACGATGCCACCAATCTGCGTTTGCGTGAAGTGTCGCTGAGTTACAATTTCCCTAAGGAATGGATGCAGAAAACTAAAGTATTGAAGAATGTGCAACTTTCGTTTGTAGCCCGTAACCTGTGTTTCTTGTATAAGGAAGCACCTTTTGACCCGGATCTGGTACTTTCTACAGGAAATGATAATCAAGGTATCGAGGTGTTCGGAATGCCTACTACCCGTAGCCTGGGTTTTACGCTGAAATGTGAGTTTTAA
- a CDS encoding nucleoside-specific channel-forming Tsx family protein: MKQIIAAFFLCMLLWAVPGLRAQNIQLHYDFGRSLYDKDLKGRPLLTSTVEKFHPDAWGSTYFFVDMDYTSDGVASAYWEIARELKFWKAPFSAHLEYNGGLAKGFSYNNAYLAGATYTYNNASFSKGFTVSAMYKYIQKHKSPNNFQLTGTWYINFCHNLLTFSGFADWWREETDYGKTIFLTEPQFWVNLNRIKGVNKNFNLSIGSEVELSNNFGNRDGFYAIPTLALKWTLN; this comes from the coding sequence ATGAAACAGATTATTGCTGCTTTTTTCCTTTGTATGTTGCTTTGGGCCGTGCCGGGATTGCGGGCTCAAAACATACAGTTGCATTATGATTTCGGACGTTCCCTGTATGATAAAGATTTAAAAGGTCGTCCTTTGCTGACTTCTACCGTAGAGAAATTCCATCCCGATGCTTGGGGAAGTACCTATTTCTTTGTTGATATGGATTATACTTCCGACGGGGTGGCTTCCGCTTATTGGGAGATTGCCCGTGAGCTGAAATTCTGGAAAGCTCCTTTTTCCGCACATCTCGAATATAACGGTGGTTTGGCAAAAGGATTTTCTTACAATAATGCTTATCTGGCCGGTGCTACCTATACTTATAACAATGCTTCTTTCTCAAAAGGTTTCACTGTGAGCGCCATGTATAAGTACATTCAGAAGCATAAATCACCTAACAATTTCCAATTGACAGGTACCTGGTACATTAATTTTTGCCATAACTTGCTGACTTTCTCCGGGTTTGCCGACTGGTGGCGCGAGGAAACGGATTATGGGAAAACGATCTTCCTTACCGAACCACAGTTTTGGGTAAACCTGAACCGTATTAAAGGAGTAAATAAGAATTTCAACTTAAGTATAGGCTCGGAAGTGGAATTAAGTAATAACTTCGGTAATCGTGATGGCTTTTATGCAATCCCGACACTAGCCCTAAAATGGACATTGAATTAA
- a CDS encoding vWA domain-containing protein produces the protein MRTNQFRAIMLVLLMAVICLGTMNAQTITVTGIVTDAADGTSITGCSVVNNRSKSGAITDVNGRYSIQAQKGDVLLFRFIGYKEEKRVVESVKLDVKMKTDDVALEECVVVGYGTMKTKAVTGAYVAVCPTAMYDMDARMNTEEYGRIQENGFKSVADTPLSTFSIDVDPASYSNMRRFINRGELPPADAIRTEELVNYFSYDYPKPTGDDPVKITVEAGTCTWNTAHRLVRIGLKAKEIPTEQLPASNLVFLVDVSGSMWGANRLDLVKSSLKLLVNNLRNKDKVAIVTYAGSAGVKLEATSGGDKQKIREAIDELTASGSTAGGAGIHLAYQIAKKNFISDGNNRIILCSDGDFNVGVSSAEGLEQLIEKERKSGVHLTVLGYGMGNYKDKKIQVLAEKGNGNHAYIDNLQEANRVLVGEFGATLHTVAKDVKLQVEFNPSQVQAYRLIGYESRLLKDEDFNNDAKDAGDMGAGHTVTAFYEVIPAGVKNEYVGKVDDLKYQKKEKMTLKPTGSDELLTVKLRYKAPDKDVSRKMELPFVDNKGDSVSSDFRFASAVAMFGQLLRDSDFKGTADYDKVIKLAKQGLNNDERGYRREFIRLVEAAKGLEKAGKN, from the coding sequence ATGAGAACAAACCAATTCAGAGCAATCATGCTCGTACTGCTGATGGCAGTTATTTGCTTAGGAACAATGAATGCGCAAACTATTACCGTGACCGGTATTGTGACGGACGCAGCGGATGGAACTTCGATTACCGGTTGTTCGGTAGTGAATAACCGTTCCAAAAGTGGGGCAATCACAGATGTGAACGGTCGTTATTCCATTCAGGCCCAAAAAGGGGATGTATTGTTATTCCGGTTTATCGGGTATAAAGAAGAAAAAAGAGTGGTTGAGTCGGTCAAACTGGATGTTAAAATGAAGACTGATGATGTGGCGTTGGAGGAGTGTGTCGTAGTGGGATACGGTACAATGAAAACAAAGGCAGTGACCGGTGCGTATGTAGCGGTGTGTCCGACTGCCATGTATGATATGGATGCGAGAATGAATACGGAAGAGTATGGCCGAATTCAGGAGAATGGTTTCAAGAGTGTAGCGGATACTCCGCTTTCTACTTTCTCTATTGATGTGGACCCTGCTTCTTATAGCAATATGCGTCGTTTTATCAATAGAGGAGAATTGCCTCCTGCCGATGCAATCCGTACGGAAGAATTAGTGAATTACTTTTCTTACGACTATCCGAAACCAACGGGCGACGATCCTGTGAAGATAACTGTGGAAGCCGGAACTTGTACTTGGAATACAGCTCATCGGCTTGTTCGTATCGGATTGAAAGCTAAAGAAATTCCGACGGAGCAGTTGCCGGCGTCCAATCTTGTATTCTTGGTTGATGTTTCCGGTTCTATGTGGGGGGCTAATCGATTGGATTTGGTAAAGTCATCGCTCAAACTGTTGGTGAATAATCTGCGGAATAAAGATAAGGTGGCAATCGTGACTTATGCAGGCAGTGCCGGTGTGAAACTGGAAGCTACTTCGGGCGGTGATAAACAGAAAATCCGTGAAGCGATAGATGAATTGACCGCAAGCGGATCTACTGCAGGAGGCGCGGGCATTCATTTGGCGTATCAAATAGCTAAAAAGAACTTTATCTCTGATGGCAATAACCGTATCATACTTTGTTCCGATGGTGATTTCAACGTCGGCGTTTCTTCCGCCGAAGGATTGGAACAATTGATAGAAAAAGAACGGAAAAGTGGCGTACATCTTACTGTACTAGGCTATGGAATGGGTAACTACAAAGATAAGAAAATTCAAGTATTGGCTGAAAAAGGAAATGGGAATCATGCCTATATAGATAACTTGCAGGAAGCCAACCGTGTTTTAGTAGGCGAATTCGGTGCTACATTGCATACTGTGGCAAAAGATGTCAAACTGCAAGTGGAATTTAATCCTTCTCAAGTACAGGCATATCGTCTGATCGGTTACGAAAGCCGTCTGCTGAAAGACGAAGATTTCAATAATGATGCGAAAGATGCCGGAGATATGGGAGCAGGACATACGGTAACAGCTTTTTATGAAGTGATTCCCGCAGGTGTGAAGAATGAATATGTAGGTAAAGTAGACGACTTGAAATACCAAAAGAAAGAAAAAATGACGCTGAAGCCGACCGGATCTGATGAACTCCTTACTGTGAAATTGCGCTACAAAGCTCCGGATAAGGATGTCAGCAGGAAAATGGAACTTCCTTTTGTAGATAACAAAGGAGATAGTGTTTCTTCCGACTTCCGTTTCGCTTCGGCAGTAGCCATGTTCGGACAGTTGCTTCGTGATTCTGACTTTAAAGGAACTGCCGATTATGACAAAGTCATTAAGCTGGCTAAACAGGGATTGAATAATGATGAAAGAGGATATCGAAGAGAGTTTATCCGACTGGTTGAGGCTGCTAAAGGATTGGAAAAGGCGGGTAAGAATTAG
- a CDS encoding nucleobase:cation symporter-2 family protein encodes MKTDLIYGVEDRPPFKDALFAALQHLLAIFVAIITPPLIIASALKLDVEKTSFLVSMSLFASGVSTFIQCHRFGTIGAGLLCIQGTSFSFIGPIIATGLVGGLPLIFGSCMAAAPIEMIVSRTFKYLRNIITPLVSGIVVLLIGLSLIKVGIVSCGGGYSAMDNGTFATWENLSIAALVLLSVLFFNRCGNKYLRMSSIVLGLCLGYGLAFVLGKVDMSSLNVEMLMSFNIPQPFKYGIDFNVSSFIAIGLVYLITAIEATGDVTANSMISGLPIEGDSYLKRVSGGVMADGFNSFLAGVFNSFPNSIFAQNNGIIQLTGVASRYVGYYIAAMLVLLGLFPIVGAVFSLMPDPVLGGATLLMFGTVAAAGIRIVSSQEIGRKETLVLAVSLSLGLGVELMPDVLQQAPEAIRSIFSSGITTGGLTAIIANIVIYVKEEKD; translated from the coding sequence ATGAAAACAGATTTAATCTACGGTGTTGAAGACCGTCCTCCTTTTAAAGATGCGCTATTTGCCGCTTTGCAACATCTGTTGGCTATCTTTGTTGCCATCATTACACCGCCACTTATCATTGCGAGTGCTTTGAAACTGGATGTGGAGAAGACGAGTTTTCTGGTCTCTATGTCTCTCTTTGCCTCAGGAGTATCAACTTTCATTCAATGTCACCGTTTCGGAACGATAGGAGCGGGGCTGCTCTGTATTCAGGGAACCAGTTTCTCTTTTATAGGGCCTATCATAGCCACAGGGCTTGTCGGTGGATTACCTCTAATTTTCGGTTCCTGTATGGCTGCCGCGCCCATCGAGATGATTGTCAGCCGTACCTTTAAGTACTTGCGTAATATCATCACTCCATTAGTATCCGGCATTGTTGTGCTACTTATCGGATTGAGCCTGATAAAAGTCGGGATCGTATCTTGCGGAGGCGGATATTCTGCTATGGATAACGGAACCTTTGCAACTTGGGAAAATCTATCTATTGCTGCACTGGTGCTTTTAAGTGTATTGTTTTTCAATCGTTGCGGAAATAAATACCTGCGCATGAGTTCCATTGTTCTTGGGCTTTGTCTTGGTTATGGCTTGGCTTTCGTCTTAGGGAAAGTCGATATGAGCTCTCTGAATGTAGAAATGCTGATGAGTTTCAATATTCCTCAACCTTTTAAATACGGCATTGACTTCAATGTTTCCTCTTTTATAGCTATTGGGCTGGTTTACTTGATTACGGCTATTGAAGCGACGGGCGATGTGACTGCCAATTCTATGATATCCGGTCTTCCGATTGAAGGTGATTCTTATCTGAAACGAGTTTCAGGTGGAGTAATGGCAGACGGATTCAACTCTTTCCTTGCCGGAGTTTTTAACTCCTTCCCAAACTCTATCTTTGCGCAGAACAACGGTATTATTCAACTGACTGGAGTAGCTAGTCGCTATGTAGGTTATTATATTGCTGCAATGCTTGTACTTTTGGGCTTGTTCCCCATTGTAGGGGCTGTTTTTTCACTAATGCCCGATCCTGTATTGGGTGGCGCAACCTTGCTGATGTTCGGTACGGTAGCCGCCGCAGGTATCCGCATTGTCTCTTCTCAGGAAATCGGTCGTAAAGAAACGTTGGTATTAGCAGTCAGCCTTTCTCTCGGCTTGGGAGTAGAATTAATGCCGGACGTACTGCAACAAGCCCCCGAAGCAATTCGAAGTATCTTTTCATCGGGAATCACTACCGGAGGCCTGAC
- a CDS encoding uracil-DNA glycosylase family protein encodes MEIEKHPLEPFLPAKAKLLMLGSFPPQKKRWSMDFYYPNLNNDMWRIFGVLFFNDKDYFLNPTRKAFCRERIIDFLNEKGIALFDTASSVRRLQDNASDKFLEVVEATDIAAMLRRLPECKAIVTTGQKATDTLRQQLDVEEPKVGDYSEFVFEKRAMRLYRMPSSSRAYPLALDKKAAAYRIMYQDLQLLP; translated from the coding sequence ATGGAAATCGAGAAACATCCACTAGAACCATTTCTTCCGGCAAAAGCCAAACTGCTAATGCTGGGAAGTTTTCCACCGCAGAAAAAGCGTTGGTCTATGGACTTCTATTACCCGAACCTGAATAATGATATGTGGCGTATTTTCGGTGTGTTGTTTTTTAATGACAAAGACTACTTTCTAAATCCTACACGAAAAGCGTTTTGCCGTGAACGGATTATAGACTTTCTAAATGAGAAAGGAATTGCACTGTTCGATACGGCCTCGTCCGTTCGCCGACTACAAGACAATGCGTCCGATAAGTTTCTGGAGGTTGTGGAAGCCACCGATATTGCCGCAATGCTTCGTCGGCTTCCCGAATGTAAGGCCATCGTTACGACTGGTCAGAAAGCTACTGACACACTCCGGCAACAATTGGATGTAGAAGAACCGAAAGTCGGCGATTATTCGGAGTTTGTTTTTGAGAAACGTGCAATGAGGCTGTATCGTATGCCTTCATCATCGCGAGCATACCCATTGGCATTGGATAAGAAAGCGGCTGCCTATCGAATCATGTATCAGGATTTACAGTTACTACCCTAA
- a CDS encoding arsenate reductase family protein, whose product MTPLFLQYPACSTCQKAKKWLTENNIEYTNRLIVEENPTVEELKAWIPRSGLPIKKFFNTSGLVYKELKLSEKLPSMSEEEQIELLATNGKLVKRPLVVTDSFVLVGFKPDEWEKLK is encoded by the coding sequence ATGACACCTTTATTTTTGCAGTATCCGGCATGCAGCACATGCCAAAAAGCCAAAAAGTGGTTAACAGAAAATAACATTGAATATACAAACCGGTTGATTGTAGAAGAAAATCCTACAGTAGAAGAGCTAAAAGCATGGATTCCCCGTAGCGGTCTGCCTATAAAGAAATTCTTCAACACTAGCGGACTCGTTTATAAAGAGCTGAAACTGAGTGAGAAGTTGCCAAGCATGAGCGAAGAGGAACAAATAGAACTGCTGGCTACAAACGGTAAGTTGGTGAAACGTCCTCTAGTAGTAACAGACAGTTTTGTATTGGTCGGTTTCAAGCCCGATGAATGGGAAAAATTAAAATAG
- a CDS encoding CDP-alcohol phosphatidyltransferase family protein has translation MKNEVDGRREIASRNTVWATLIARKLTRWGITPNQISMMSIFFAMVGCLLLIGTVIDPGFNKYVAYILFIVCMQSRLLCNLFDGMVAIEGGKKSANGDLYNDMPDRFADALFIIPVGYVAGGFGIELGWLAALLAVMTAYFRWIGAYKTHQHFFNGPMAKQHRMALLTLAFAVATCTIHAGYDRMVCLIALIIINVGLVATLIHRLYLMSHTPNNEIK, from the coding sequence ATGAAAAACGAAGTTGATGGAAGGCGGGAAATAGCCTCACGAAACACGGTCTGGGCTACTCTTATCGCCCGCAAACTAACTCGTTGGGGTATCACTCCCAATCAAATTTCCATGATGAGCATATTCTTCGCTATGGTGGGATGCCTTCTGTTGATCGGCACAGTCATTGATCCCGGTTTTAACAAGTATGTAGCCTACATTCTGTTCATCGTTTGCATGCAGTCGCGGTTACTCTGCAACCTGTTCGATGGGATGGTAGCTATCGAAGGAGGGAAGAAAAGTGCCAACGGGGATCTCTACAATGATATGCCCGACCGATTCGCCGATGCTTTGTTCATCATTCCCGTCGGATATGTAGCAGGCGGATTCGGTATTGAACTAGGATGGCTGGCTGCTCTTCTTGCCGTGATGACAGCTTATTTCCGCTGGATAGGAGCCTACAAAACGCACCAGCATTTCTTTAACGGCCCGATGGCCAAGCAACACCGCATGGCATTGCTCACGCTTGCCTTTGCAGTAGCCACCTGTACCATTCACGCAGGATACGACCGGATGGTATGTCTCATAGCCCTGATAATTATAAATGTCGGCCTTGTCGCAACACTGATACACCGTCTGTACCTCATGTCACACACACCAAACAATGAAATAAAATGA
- a CDS encoding SusD/RagB family nutrient-binding outer membrane lipoprotein — protein sequence MKKRYIYLYLIGWWLFCVACTGNFRDYNTDLSGITDEDLIIDDNGYGIRLGIIQQGIYFNYDYGKGKNWPFQLIQNLNADMFSGYMHDAKPLNGGSNNSDYNMQDGWNSAMWTHMYSYIFPQIYQSENATRDTHPALFGITKILKVEVMHRVTDYYGPIIYRYFANAEKHYQPDTQKEAYYEFFNELDSAVVALTGYIEEKPESNGFARFDILLDGKYSSWVKFANSLRLRLAMRLASIAPDKARLEIEKIKKNDYGFFERGSEKVAVSTKTGYTNPLGELNLVWNETYMNASMESILTGYDDPRLKAYFVPCTDEKFRGEYRGIRQGTCFAHNHYAGLSRLSVTQATDAPLMTASEVWFLRAEAALRGWTDEDEENCYRNGVMTSFEQWGVYGVEDYLKSERIASNFVDTYETENNMEARCKVSPKWNPSDDKEKKLEKIITQKWIAMFPEGCEAWAEQRRTGYPRLFPVRFNHSRNGCIDSETMVRRLHFPGTLQTEDPKQYSALVKALDGEDHEGTRLWWDTGNNNLK from the coding sequence ATGAAGAAACGATACATATATTTATATTTGATAGGCTGGTGGCTTTTTTGCGTAGCATGCACGGGTAACTTCCGCGATTATAATACCGATCTGTCCGGCATTACGGATGAAGATCTGATCATTGACGATAATGGTTATGGAATCCGTCTGGGGATTATCCAACAAGGCATTTATTTTAATTACGATTACGGAAAGGGGAAGAACTGGCCTTTCCAGTTGATACAGAACCTGAATGCGGATATGTTCAGTGGATATATGCATGACGCCAAACCTCTGAACGGCGGTTCCAATAATTCCGATTATAATATGCAGGACGGTTGGAATAGTGCGATGTGGACACATATGTATTCGTATATTTTTCCACAGATATATCAGTCGGAGAATGCTACCCGTGATACTCATCCAGCTCTGTTCGGTATTACGAAAATATTGAAAGTGGAAGTGATGCATCGGGTAACGGATTACTATGGCCCTATTATTTACAGGTATTTTGCGAATGCGGAAAAGCATTATCAACCTGATACGCAGAAAGAGGCCTATTATGAATTTTTTAATGAATTGGATTCTGCCGTTGTCGCTCTTACTGGTTATATCGAAGAAAAACCGGAATCCAATGGGTTCGCCCGTTTTGATATTCTGCTGGATGGCAAGTATTCCTCTTGGGTGAAGTTTGCCAATTCTCTGCGCTTGCGTTTGGCTATGCGTCTTGCATCAATCGCTCCCGACAAGGCACGTTTGGAAATAGAGAAGATAAAGAAAAATGATTACGGCTTCTTTGAGAGAGGATCGGAAAAAGTTGCGGTTTCTACAAAAACGGGATATACTAATCCGTTGGGAGAACTTAATCTGGTGTGGAATGAAACGTATATGAATGCTTCAATGGAGTCTATACTTACGGGATACGATGATCCCCGACTCAAAGCCTATTTCGTTCCTTGTACGGATGAAAAGTTTAGGGGAGAGTATCGTGGCATTCGTCAGGGAACCTGTTTTGCACATAATCATTATGCAGGGCTGTCCCGATTGTCGGTCACACAGGCTACGGACGCACCTCTGATGACGGCTTCTGAAGTCTGGTTTTTACGTGCTGAGGCCGCTTTACGCGGTTGGACAGACGAAGATGAAGAAAACTGCTATCGGAACGGAGTGATGACTTCTTTCGAACAATGGGGTGTCTATGGAGTAGAAGATTACTTGAAGAGCGAACGGATAGCTTCGAATTTTGTAGACACTTATGAAACGGAGAATAATATGGAAGCTCGTTGTAAGGTATCACCAAAATGGAATCCGTCGGATGATAAGGAGAAAAAGCTGGAGAAGATTATTACCCAAAAGTGGATTGCCATGTTTCCCGAAGGCTGTGAAGCTTGGGCTGAACAACGACGTACGGGATATCCCCGCTTGTTTCCCGTACGTTTCAATCATAGCAGGAACGGATGTATAGATTCGGAGACGATGGTACGTCGACTTCACTTTCCCGGTACTTTGCAAACAGAAGATCCGAAGCAATATTCTGCCCTTGTGAAAGCCTTGGATGGAGAAGATCATGAAGGTACACGCCTATGGTGGGACACAGGAAATAATAATTTGAAATAA